The proteins below are encoded in one region of Triticum aestivum cultivar Chinese Spring chromosome 1B, IWGSC CS RefSeq v2.1, whole genome shotgun sequence:
- the LOC123094596 gene encoding uncharacterized protein — protein sequence MAAAAISLCGSRCVGPSRTPESRLASQAAAAPCARPSSSRRRLVVVAAKSSGKKADEKVPSWARPGSDEPPPWARDEGGASGQEGDAVQVPFYAYLLASAVTAIAAIGSIFEYTNGRAVFGVVGTDSPLYAPILGFFAVTGIPTSGYLWYKAVQTANKDAEEQDRRDGFL from the exons ATGGCCGCGGCAGCCATTTCCCTCTGCGGCTCGCGCTGCGTCGGCCCGAGCCGGACGCCCGAATCTCGCCTCGCCTcgcaagccgccgccgcgccgtgcgCGCGGCCGTCGTCGTCGCGCCGAAGgctggtggtcgtggccgccaagTCGTCGGGGAAGAAGGCGGACGAGAAGGTCCCCTCCTGGGCCCGGCCGGGCTCCGACGAGCCTCCTCCGtgggcgcgcgacgaaggcggggCCTCGGGGCAGGAAGGCGACGCCGTCCAGGTTCCTTTCTACGCGTACCTGCTCGCGTCCGCCGTGACGGCCATCGCCGCC ATCGGGTCGATATTCGAGTACACGAACGGGCGGGCGGTGTTCGGCGTGGTGGGCACGGACAGCCCCCTCTACGCGCCCATCCTGGGCTTCTTCGCCGTCACCGGCATCCCGACCTCC GGGTATCTGTGGTACAAGGCCGTGCAGACGGCGAACAAGGACGCCGAGGAGCAGGACCGCAGGGACGGCTTCCTCTGA